The genomic stretch GAATCTGTCCTTTTTATTGTTGCAATCAAAACAATCATGGAGTTTTGTGTTGATATTTCTTTTTGAGCAAATCGTAATTTTTATTGATCAATCATGGAGCAGTATAGAGAAATTGTGTGATTATTTCAGTCCTTCATGTTTACAATGACATTTAGTCCGTAATTTATAACTTTCACAATTATATTATGATcttgcctctctctctctctctctctctctctctctctcaagagcAAACTATAACTTTCCACCGATTGAGGGGAAAATGTTGGTCCAAGAGAAGAAACTCAGCTACAAAAGCTATACTATTTACATATTACAAACAAATTCAGCAATCAAAACATGTAATCGACAGGCGCCATTGCAATGCTAACTGCCAACTCTCATGGGTCTTTGGTATGTTGCCCCATGCTAGGACAATATTCCTTCCTTCATGAAGAAATAGTCTCCATAATACCAATAGCAGATACTGAATCAAACTTGAAAATCACTGCATATTTcttggggataatttcagaaacctctcttgagatttttgacaatttcattcGGCTCCCTTGATGTGATTAAAAGACAACAATACCCTTCATTAATTGTCAACTCATTTaaaaactctatcaaatatTAAACCTGTCTGATCTATTATAAACCAATAATTCAAGCTACAGTCGTTCCCATTTAACTATCGATTCTCTTCCTTCTACATCTATTTTCCTTTCAAactcatttatttattattatcaacCAAATGTTTACTGTCGCCACTAATAAAATCACCATACACACCAAACCACCAATACTTACATATTTTGGTATCTATTCCCAGTTCTCGATTTTCCATTATTATTAAATAGTTTCATTTCGTCcatttttgtttccaatttttgatagacattagcaaattgaaattgtCAAATGACAAATTGAGTACTAATTTCATTATCAAActagatgaagatgaagatagTGACagtgataaaaaataaaaatcaaagaTAGGAAGTGGAATGGGAACTAAATATATATAGGTTATATTGTTATGGTTGCCACGAAAAAAAGTGTTCTtggtatatatttataaatgcatcgtgtttctatttttgatttacaattaTTGATGTTATTCCTATGGAgagaatttgattgattttgaacttTATGCCATTGGAGTATATTGGATATTGGTATTAATAGTGATGGTTTagattattttgtattaaaaaGGTGGCAGTCATGGAATTGAAATTTAGCGGTATTAATGAATATTGCTGTTTATTAAGTAAAATTTGATATTGATATGAGATTGTAGATAAGCTTTTAGGTATTTGGTGTAGTGTTTATAGTTGATACAATGGTCTGCAACAGAAATTTTTAGTTAAAAGAGAAATATTAGAACAAAGATATgtgtttatttaataataatttgCATGTTAATGGATAGGTAATAGTGATAGCAAGTAAAGATAAATGAAATAGAGACTATaaaccatttttttcctttatatattttttttatgaattatAACTTAAGGGCATTATaggaattttgagaaaaatatagcCTTTTGGGCCTAGAATGTTACCTAAATAGTGAAAATAAGGGAGATAggtgtaatttttagaattcGAGGGGAGCTTTTTGCAATGgtcaaaaacctcaggggagctATGTGAAATTAACCGTATTTCTTGCTTCGATATCTGATAGACCACAAAAGCAAACACTAGCCTCCGCATTTCTTGCTTTTCCAAGTAATCCTCTATTTAAataaatttcatttcttttgtttatcAATTAATAGTGTGTTTGTTTTTGGTAAATCAAGtggatcctttttttttttggggtgtaAAACCTTAAAGTTAGATAGATGTCAAATTACCTATATCCTTTTCTCATTcttaaagttttattttttcacaatatcATTCTTAATGTTATTATTAAgatggagttttataatattTTTGTGGGGGCGCCACAAAAGAAGGAAAGAttagcaaaaaaataaaaaataaaatagaaaaagaacGATTGATCATCAAGATTTTATCAACTAAGCTACTTATCACAACTGTagagttttttttccttttttccttggTACACGTATCAATCTTAGCtcttattaaaccaaaaaaaaaaaaaaaaaaaatttacaccaAACGATCCTACAAAATGCTTCAGTAAATAAACATTTATTCACCAACAAAGACTAAAAACTAATCAACTAATCAATGGCCAATTTCAAGATTCTCTTTAAGTTACAAATTTTAATATCCTAAACACTAAGAAGAGTATCCTAGCTTCCCAGTAATGATACACTAATAGCTAAAGTCCACTTGCAAAAGTTGCCCCTCAAAGTTTAGTACATTGCTTAATCTACATTTAGTACATTGTGCCCCTCAAAGTTTATACATCTTGATCAGTCAGCTACATATACTAACATGCCAATTCCATGcaagatttaaaaaataaataaacaaaactGTTATTAAGGGAACAAATTAAGTCTAATTGACATATAGTTCAATAGACTCAATGCACTGTGTATCTATAACTTGATAAGGGAAATTAAGGTGAAAAGCATCCGTTTAGATAgtataatttggaaaaaaaattgcaaatatTATCTTACTTGCATTATAAACACAATTTTTaaccattctttttttttttttacatacattacattacaaaaagtgttacagtatcatttcaaatatttttttttcaaataaactcatatccaaacacacatataccagAAGAGCAGAAGTGACAGCTTGTGAAAGGATGGCAAACAAGGCTTTGTTATTTCCCATTATACAgttttttaaaattgattttCCCCGACATTTTTCATGAATCATTGCAGGTACTTTTGGACGTTAACTACAGGCTTTTCAGACCAACTTTCGAGCAAGAAAGGTATTCCATGCTATCCTGTGACGGGAATCTTTGAGCCTCAGCTACTAGGGTATTTTGGCTCTATAAATACGTACTCATTTTTCTGGCTGATCATCAAGTTAGTCATCGTTAGCAACATATACTTGAACAAATTCATTTCTTCCCTAGTTCCCCAACAACATGGCCTCGAGTGAAACTGCTCATCACTTGTGCAATGAGCATGAGATTGCCAGACCATTAGCCTACTTCCCTGAAAATATTTGGTCTGATCGCATTGCTTCATTTACTCTTGATAAGCAGGTTATATTTCCTTTTCATTACCATGCGTTTGTGGACAAGTTGTAGCTTTTACTAGACTTCCGAATAAATACAGATCCTAACACATTGTTTCTTGGGGAATGGATATATTAGTTCGCGTTTATTTTTAAGAATTCTGCTCTCAAACTGAAAATGTCAATGTAACTTTAACAATCTCATTGAAGAAAGATTTTTGTGATGTTTTCAGGAGCATGAAAAGTATGCCAAAGAGATTGAACTGCTAAGCGAAGAAGTGAGAAGAATGCTTTTGTCTACTGAAAATAATGTGATGGATCAACTAGATTTGATTGACAAAGTAGAACGACTTGGAATCTCATATCATTTTGACAACGAGATTGAAGAGCAACTTCAGAAAATATTCGATGAATGTGCCAACTTTGAGAAGTATCAGAATTTTGATTTATCCACCGTAGCGCTTCAATTTAGACTATTAAGGCAACATGGTTTCAATATCTCATGTGGTACGTAAGTTACTTTTTATACTGCATTTAGGAAACTCCAAGTTCCATCACTTCAAAAAAGGGGTTTCACTCTCAAAATatttggttctttttttttttctcccctaCAGGAGAGATGGTTAACTGAagaattatttgttaaattttttttaacagatGTATTTCAGAAATTTGTGGATGCTGATGGCAAATTTAAGGACTCCCTAGGCAAGGACAAAAGGGGTCTCCTAAACCTATATGAAGCTGCTCATGTGAGGACATATGGAGATAGTATTCTAGAAGAAGCCCTTACCTTCGCAACCACTCATCTAAAAACATGTGGAGCACAACTTGTTGATTCTACTCTTGCAAAACAAGTGGAACATGCCCTAAAGCAGCCATTACATAAAGGCATCCCTAGACTTGAGATTCGTCACTACATTTCCATCTATGAGGAAGACGAATCAAATAACAAATTGCTACTAAGGCTTGCCAAAATGGATTACCATTGGTCGCAAATGCTGCATAAACAAGAACTCTGTGAGATATTAAGGTACTTCATAAACTAGTCAGAGCAATTTTGCTTTAACAGGATTGCAAAATAATCTAATAATATTTCAGGAAAGAGAACGATTTTTCGGGTTAAGTGCTAGCTGCTAATAATAAATTCTAAAGTATCAATAATTCCATTCCATAATTGAATGTCGCAGTACTGTGGCCTTATTGTCAGCACTTGTTTCTCAAGCTTCAATAATTCTAAAGTATCAAATTTCTAAAACTTTTTTGCTTGCCACTCAAATAATTTAAACCGTCCTTTTGGGTCCATGTCGGCCAAAATGATTTCTCACATCCAAATTTCTCAATATAGATGATACTAATCAAATCATTTGGAAAGTGTTTGGAAACTTTAGAATTACTATTAAATCTAGGGTCTCTCTAAATTGTTAAGATATATTTCAGGTATcatcatatttttttaaatgtaatattaattagaaaaataaataaatgcaaATGAGGGCAGGTAAGATTAAATCGGAaaagtttataaatgtaaaagaaGGTAATAATTAATAGGTGTATTTTAAGTGTGTTAATGAATGTTTAATAGTCACCTTTTAGAAAAATCGTTAAATCTATTGAAGCAACTTCGACTTTAAGATACAACTATAAAAAATGCCTGAGTACTTTCTTTGTTGGTAGAGAGCTAGAAAACATCACCGTCAATAGCACAGATTTACTAGCTGGAAACAATtgagagtcaatttactttGTTGCAGGTCAACCTATTTGATGTTCATGAAATACTGTTCTGTAAAAGACCGATGGTGAAAAATGATTCTTGAacttaaattaatttttttccatATTACAGGTGGGGAAAGGAATTGAACATTGTATCAAAAGCTTCTTATTCAAGAGAAAGATATGTGGAATGCTACTTTTGGGCTCTCGGGACATTTTGTGAACCACAGTACTCTCTTGCTCGAATATTTTTTTCGAAAATCGTACTCTGGATTTCACTGATAGATGATATCTACGATGCCTATGGCACTGTTGATGAACTGAAAATCTTCACAGATGCAGCGGAAAGGTATATATTATCACATTACACATGAAAGTTGAGAAAGTAAGCGTCCAAGTGTTAATGCTTCATTAACTAGCTGAAAATCACTTGTTAATTTGCATCATTATATAATATACCGTTTGCTTCCAGGTGGGATGGCAGTGAAACTGATCAACTCCCGGAGTACATGAAAACTTCCTTTATGGCACTTCTCAAATTCAATGAGAAGCTTGGTGAAGATTCAGCCTTAAAACAGAAAACCAATGCATTCAATCTATACGTGGAAGAAGTATGTCATGACATTGCCAGTTTAATGGACTGTGTTAATCATCTTTCATTTGCAGCTTAACTATTTTTTCGAACTGCCTTGTTACCAATTGTAGAAGCAACTACATATGTTATTAAATGGAATGTTGTGCCTAAATCagtttgtcaaaatttttccaagatGCCTATTTATActtctttcatctttttttttttaaaaaaaaagacttcTTTTAGGTTAAGTGCATTTAAGAGTTTTGTGCATTTTGTGGTTGACGAAGCAATCCTAGACTAAGATGATCGAAATCTTCTAAGTACTAAAATTCTAAAACCACCGAAATTTCCTTATATTTGTAGTAATTAAAATGCCTAGTGCCTTGATCAAATAGTGCTAATATTCTTTTAAATTAATTTGTTTTAACTAGTGGAAAAATTACATGAGGACAAGCCTCACACAGTCGAAGTGGTTTCTTACAAGAGAATTGCCATCTTTTGCTGAGTACTTGAAGATTGGTATGGTCACAAGCACATACTATCTATTACCAGCAGCAGGCTTCTTGGTAATGGAGAGTGCAACAGATGATGCTGTCAAGTGGTTGTTGAGTAATCCTAAACTAATTCAGGGTATCACGAAACACGGGCGAATGATCAATGATGTCGGCACTCATGAGGTTTGAATTTCGTAACAGTTAAATTAGCCAGCTCAAACAATGTCCTAAAACAACCGCACACGCACAAACCTGGATTCTCATGTTGTCATACGTACATATACTGGTccgaatttttcttttttttttaaatcaaaattaaCCTTTTACATTTCGTGAGTAGTAATTCATTTATCAAAAGTTTACTAATTCAATTTAATCTCTTGACATTTCaagtttgagaaattaagggGTGCCACAGCAATTGAAATTTACATGAAAGATTACAATGTATCGGAGGAAGAGGCGATGAAGAAGTTTGAAGACATGGCTGATGATGCTTGGAAGGACATGAATGCTGAATTCTCGAGGCCTACCGCCGTACCAAGAGATGTTCTTCTGATGGCTCTGAATCTAGCTAGGATTTGCGAAGTTATTTACAAGAACCGTGGAGATGGATACACCAAACCCCGTGAGCTTGAAGCCCATATAATCGCAATGCTAATAGATTCGCTGTCTGTTTGAGTTCGGAAAATGACATGATTCTGTGTTTGTTTGACTGGCGATTAAGAAGAGTGCTTATCCTTTGTTTGTTATGTCACCCTTCCCTTCTGGCTCCATGGTGtgtttttttgactttttgctTTCTGTTTTCGTC from Coffea eugenioides isolate CCC68of chromosome 8, Ceug_1.0, whole genome shotgun sequence encodes the following:
- the LOC113780584 gene encoding viridiflorene synthase-like, giving the protein MASSETAHHLCNEHEIARPLAYFPENIWSDRIASFTLDKQEHEKYAKEIELLSEEVRRMLLSTENNVMDQLDLIDKVERLGISYHFDNEIEEQLQKIFDECANFEKYQNFDLSTVALQFRLLRQHGFNISCDVFQKFVDADGKFKDSLGKDKRGLLNLYEAAHVRTYGDSILEEALTFATTHLKTCGAQLVDSTLAKQVEHALKQPLHKGIPRLEIRHYISIYEEDESNNKLLLRLAKMDYHWSQMLHKQELCEILRWGKELNIVSKASYSRERYVECYFWALGTFCEPQYSLARIFFSKIVLWISLIDDIYDAYGTVDELKIFTDAAERWDGSETDQLPEYMKTSFMALLKFNEKLGEDSALKQKTNAFNLYVEEWKNYMRTSLTQSKWFLTRELPSFAEYLKIGMVTSTYYLLPAAGFLVMESATDDAVKWLLSNPKLIQGITKHGRMINDVGTHEFEKLRGATAIEIYMKDYNVSEEEAMKKFEDMADDAWKDMNAEFSRPTAVPRDVLLMALNLARICEVIYKNRGDGYTKPRELEAHIIAMLIDSLSV